Genomic DNA from Bacteroidales bacterium:
CTGATCATACATAGCGCTACTTATTACTGAGGTGATGCCAAGAATTATTCCCATTGAAGCGCCAATCACGGGACCCAGGTAAGGGATAATATTCATCATTCCTCCTAGAAACCCTATCAGCAGGGCATTTTCAACCCCGAAAATGGTAAGACCCACACTGATGAGAGTTATCATACTGAAAACCTCGATGCAAATTCCAATGAAGTATCGGGTAAGCAGGTATCTGCTTTCAGCAAATACATTTCTTGTTTCTAGGGTGTATCTTTCGGGCACTATTAATTGCACAAACCTCGAAACGATGTGCTTTTCCTTTAACAGGAAAAATGTAATGAATACAATTGAAAATATTCCAACAAATAATGATCCTGCAAAAGCGAGGATATTGTTCAGGAAATAGGAAACCCTATCAAGATTTATCAGGTTCTCAATGTTCTCGTTGATGAAAGCAACCAGGGTTTGCTCACGTCCAAGCAAACCGGTTTTGTGCATGGTGTTTTCGAGCCATAGCATGGCATTACGAAGGTTCTCATTAACGCTATCCATATCTATTTGCGAAATCAATGCAGCCTGGTTCGTAACGAGAGGAATGAAGATACTTATAAAAAGGCCAAAAGCCGTAAATATAAACAGAAGTGCAAGAATGCAACTGATAGTATGAGGCATCCTGAAACGTCCGATACGAATATTGTCGAGGATTTTAACTATCGGACTCCCAATCATTGACAACACCATAGCAATCAGAAAGTAAGCAACAATAGCAGAAAAATACCAAGCCATAAAGCCCAGCACGGCAATGGTTGCAATGGTTCCTGCAATCTGGGAATTTTTCATTCCTTTAGAGTTTGAATGGTTCGATCACGAGGCAAAGATAAACAACAATTGCCCTGTGGATGAAGAATTTTACACACGTCAGTTACCAGCCAGGCAGGAAGTTTAAACCAAACACGCCTTTGCTTATGCCTTGATGAATAAAGGGGAAGGCGTAATAGGGTTCAATCACCATAGCGCCGAATAGATTAATCCGGATACTGGCTCCGGTGCTGAAAACCGGAAAGCGCTTGCCTTCTTTTATTTTATCCGGATCAATGCTTGGCTGGCTTTGGCTGTCCCAGGCCAGGCCGCCATCAAAAAACAACGCCGCCTCAGTAAACAGAAATCCAGATGGAATTAAAGCCAGGCGCTTTGGGCCTGTTAAAGGCAGTCTTATTTCTGCTGAAGCAAGGGCTACACGGTTGCCGATAAGCATGTTAAACAGGTTTTCATCCTGAATGAACATTTCGTTATCGTACAGACTTCTTGAACCATAACCCCGAACCATTCCGGGATATCCCAGAAAGATTGGATAAAACAAACTGTTATCGGAGTTCTTACCATACCGGCCGTAATGCATCAACCTGAATGCCAATGAAAATGGCTGAAGAAATATGTATTTCCTGTAATCGGCATTGGCAGTAAATAATTTCATTTTGCCCAGGTATTGATCCATCTGAAAGCGGAATCTGTGACCCATCATTGGCGATGCCAAACCGAAAAATGAATTATCACTCACATAAGCACCGGAAAATTTTTGCAGGTTGAAACCATCAGGCTCTTCCTCTTTTAGCCTTTCGCGGCTCTGACCAATGCGGAAGTTACCCTGGTAATAATTTTTTATAACATCAATACGATAATAATATAGTGAAGTAGAGGCAGAAACTTCCAGCCGGCGCGTAGTTGATATCGGATACCAGGCAAATACCGACAGTTGATCTTCAAAAGTCCGCCAGTTGAT
This window encodes:
- a CDS encoding AI-2E family transporter codes for the protein MKNSQIAGTIATIAVLGFMAWYFSAIVAYFLIAMVLSMIGSPIVKILDNIRIGRFRMPHTISCILALLFIFTAFGLFISIFIPLVTNQAALISQIDMDSVNENLRNAMLWLENTMHKTGLLGREQTLVAFINENIENLINLDRVSYFLNNILAFAGSLFVGIFSIVFITFFLLKEKHIVSRFVQLIVPERYTLETRNVFAESRYLLTRYFIGICIEVFSMITLISVGLTIFGVENALLIGFLGGMMNIIPYLGPVIGASMGIILGITSVISSAMYDQILSVTLIIAGTFAVANLIDNMVLQPFIYSNSVKAHPLEIFVVLLMGGSLAGVIGMILAIPTYTVIRVIASQFMSQFRLVQKLTERMRT